The window GGTCGCGCACATAATCGTCGCCGGAATTGTTACCAAAGTTTCTGAGCGAGAAGGCCTTAAACTTCTTGAGTTCCGGATAATCCGGGAACAGCGTGTATTTCAGGCGCTTTTCGCCATACTCTTCGCGCAACGTCACCGCAAAGGACTTCTTTTCTTTTGCACGGCTGTACTGGCCAGAAATCTTGTAGTCGCCCATCACGCCAAACGCCGGAGCCTGCGGCTTGCCAGGTTCAAACATTTCTACATAAACCGGGAGTTCTCGGTTGCTCCAGAAGTTTGCACCTTTTTTCGGATCCATCATGCTGGCGTTATTGCCCGTCATGTAAAGGCCGGAATCGGGGCTGAACATCGAAAGCGGATCGGTCGTCACAAAGAGCGCGGCAAGCGTGGGCTGCTTTTCGAAAACATAAGTACGGATAATTTCTTCACTCGGATAAGAGCCACCGACATACGCACGGCAACGCAAAACCGTCGTAGCGCTAATCGTCACCGTAGTCTGCACCACCGGAGAGTTTGAAGTCGGTTCGGCGCCGCCCTGTTCGCAACGAGTACCCGCCGGGAATGTAGCCGTCACCGGAGACGTGTAGAAACCAGAAGGCGGAATGTTCACTTCGGCAACTTGAACTTGTTCGGCAAAGACCTCGCCCGCCGTATTGCCATAAGGCGACGGAGTTGCAAAGCCCCACTTGCCGGCACCATCACGAGACCAAGAAGCGGTCGTCGGAACTGCACCAAAACGAACAGAGTCCAGCAAAGCGCCTTCGGCATTTACAAAGTACAATGCACCGCCATCCTTGTCCACCTTGAACGAAGCGTGCGGTTCATGGCCGCGATTGCGAGCAATGTACGACGTAATCTGAATGGTTGTCGATTCACTTCCCTGAGTTTCAGTCGCAAAAGTTGTTGCCGTTACATTATTGCGCTTGAGGTCCTTCGCATTATCATCGAGGCGGACATAGAACACCGATGACAAATCACCTGTACCGCGGAGATTCTTGCCGCTCCAATTGCTAAGCGAATCACCTTCCTTAAAGTTCACACGAATTTTGTGATTTTTGGTGATAAAGCCACGGACAACAAGCTGGTTGACCTTGCTAAGGCTAGACGCATTATTGGTCTTGACAACCACGCGAGAGTAATCCCCACCCTGGGCAACCTTCATCACAGACCCAATCTGGACAGAGCCATTTTCGCTAAAGCAGAGCGAAGACTTACCTTGCAAATTTTCGACATTGTTGCCAGATGAAGCAGCACCGGTATTGCCACCCATGTTGCCGCCCCAGCCGCCGCCACCCCAGTTGCCCATTCCGCCACCGAAATCGCCAAAGTTAAAGCCGCCCATGCCACCCGATGCAGATTCAGAACTGCAATCCGAGCTCATCATATTAAGCGAATCAGAAGGTAAGACATAGTCAGGATAATTCTTGCCCGAAAGGAAGACAATCATGAAACTTTTGGCAGGAACAGTCGCATTGCCAAAGACCCAGCGACGCGGATTAGACAAATCATCCGTAAGCGCATACCCATTCAAATTGACGGGAGCATCGGACGAGTTGTAAAATTCAACCCATCCCGGATCGTTACCGTCATTGTCCTTGAGATTTGCATTTGTCGGAGAAACTTCCGAGAAGAACACCGGGCTATTCCCTTCGAAATGCGGAATAACAGTAGCGGCGCTCGAAGCCGGAGGAACCT of the Fibrobacter sp. UWB2 genome contains:
- a CDS encoding CotH kinase family protein; the protein is MVLSACGDSNSSDFGMAAPGIGEISSDSNDGQLGGWSSSSFAPGLSSAGIPGSSSAGVPGMSSPVAQSSSSALVPTSSAQVPPASSAATVIPHFEGNSPVFFSEVSPTNANLKDNDGNDPGWVEFYNSSDAPVNLNGYALTDDLSNPRRWVFGNATVPAKSFMIVFLSGKNYPDYVLPSDSLNMMSSDCSSESASGGMGGFNFGDFGGGMGNWGGGGWGGNMGGNTGAASSGNNVENLQGKSSLCFSENGSVQIGSVMKVAQGGDYSRVVVKTNNASSLSKVNQLVVRGFITKNHKIRVNFKEGDSLSNWSGKNLRGTGDLSSVFYVRLDDNAKDLKRNNVTATTFATETQGSESTTIQITSYIARNRGHEPHASFKVDKDGGALYFVNAEGALLDSVRFGAVPTTASWSRDGAGKWGFATPSPYGNTAGEVFAEQVQVAEVNIPPSGFYTSPVTATFPAGTRCEQGGAEPTSNSPVVQTTVTISATTVLRCRAYVGGSYPSEEIIRTYVFEKQPTLAALFVTTDPLSMFSPDSGLYMTGNNASMMDPKKGANFWSNRELPVYVEMFEPGKPQAPAFGVMGDYKISGQYSRAKEKKSFAVTLREEYGEKRLKYTLFPDYPELKKFKAFSLRNFGNNSGDDYVRDRVGTSMTEGLGVDYQRGRYVIVYYNGKYYGIHDLRERNNEYYYETKYGYDPNDIDLLATTSSGTDEASVGSSADYKSMLDWLQNNDLKSDANYKKIADQVDVDNYMNYMQAEMFLNNSDWPHNNMKKWRVASQKTKWKWFMYDTDFGFGVSYNTQTGNVFSYVTNASGTSGMGMGMGFGMGGMGGGQQQVTNGSISPHTILMIRLLSNEGFKNAFINRFSVLLSMNFSADRLLKRINDLQSQVEPEVARDQEFWGYNASSMSNALETIKSFAQTRQAKVREQMESYFTLSSPVEMTFTAQGSGTILVDGLALDKSSMTVSLYRDVPVTLTAQANSGSTFTGWSDGVTDMTRKVNPGEVTSVTAVFR